In Trueperella pecoris, the DNA window GCCGAGGCCGGGCAAGGCCGAGCTGATGAGAGCTATGCGCATTATTCTCCGAGGCGAGTCAACAGAAGTGCCTCGGCGACGATAGCGTTGCGCCAATCTGCCAAGTGCAGGGACTCGTTAGCGGAGTGTGCGCGGGTGTCGGGGTCTTCGATGCCCGTCACGAGGATCTGTGCCGAGGGGAAAGCCTCGGCCAGATCGGCGATGAACGGAATGGATCCGCCAACACCAATCTCGACGGACGGGGTGCCCCACGCCTGCTCGAGCGCCCATTCCATCATGGTCGAGATCTCCGTGGGCTCGCCCGCGGCGAAGGCCGGGCCGCGCTCGTTGATAACGCACTCGACGTGAGCGCCGAAGGGGGCGTTAGCCTGAAGGTGCTCGATCAGCATGTTGGCCGCCTCGCCGGAGTCCTGGCCCGGGGTGACGCGCATCGACAGGACGAAGGTCGTCGAGGGCGAGATGGTGTTCGAGGTGAGCTTGACCGGGGTGACGTCCATGGCGGTAACCGCGATGGCGGGCTTGGTCCACATGCGCGACGTAATCGAGCCTTCGCCGGCAAGTTCAACGCCGTCCAGCAGGCCCGCGTCCCTGCGGAAGTCCGCTTCGGGGTAATCGACGTCGGTTTCGTCCTTCGACAGCAACCCCTTGACGGCAACGTTCCCGCGCTCGTCGTGAAGTGTGGAGATGAGGCGAGCGGCGAGCGTGACGGAATCGAGGACCGGGCCGCCATACATGCCGGAGTGGAGCGCGTGGTCAAGAACGCTGACGGTCACGGACAGCTGCGTGACGCCACGCAGGGAGGTGGTCAGCGACGGCGTTCCCACCTTCCAGTTGTTCGAATCGGCGACAACGATGACGTCGCCGTTGAGCTCCTCACGATAGGCCTGAAGGAAATCGACGAACGTCGGCGAACCGACCTCTTCTTCTCCCTCAATGAAGAGGGTGATGCCGACCCCTGGCCGAGCGGCCTCGATGGCGGCGAGGTGGGCAACGACGCCGGCCTTGTCGTCACCGGTTCCACGGCCGTAGAGGCGGCCGTCGCGTTCGGTGGCGACGAACGGATCGGTGTCCCACAGCTCGAGGTCTCCCACGGGCTGGACATCATGGTGAGCGTAAAGAACGACCGTCGGCTTGCCCGGTTCGGCCGGCCGGGTGGCCAGAATGGCCGGGCGGCCCTTCTTCCCGGAAGCCGTCTCAAGCTGGACGACCTGCGTGTCCAAGCCTAGGGCCCGTGCTCGCTGCGCCACCCATTGGGCGGATTCAACGAGGGTGGACTGGTCAAACGAGTCCGCCGATACAGAGGGAATCGCGACAAGCTCGATGAGATCGGCGGTCGTCCTCGACATGCGCTGGTCTACTGAAGAAATAACATCCTGGTACGTCATGGTCCCAGCCTACCGCACACGATGGCATGATTATCCGCGTGCATTCCGTGATTGTCGGACCTAGCTATTACACTGATGCCCAACAGCTCACAATCAAAAAGGATAACCGTGTTCGGATCAAAGAAGACCTCGGAAGTGGAGAACTCCTCGCGCGCCAACCACGAAGGGCGCGATATGCCCAAGGGGCGCACCGCCTCGAAGGGCGCCCCTACCCCGCGCCGCAAGGACGTGGAGGCACGCAATCGCCGCCCCCTCGTGTCGGACGTGAAGTCGCTAACGAAGGAAGAAAAGCGCCAGCGCAAAGCGGAGGATCGGGCCCGCTCCAACGAGCTTTACAATCGCCAGCAGCAGGCCATGCGCACCGGCGATCAGCGCAACATGCCCTCCCAGCACAAGGGCCCGATCCGGGCCTTCGGGCGGGACTACATTGATGCCGCCGCGCCGATCTCGGCATTCTTTATGCCCGTGGCAATCTTGCTCCTGCCGATGATGTTCTTCCAGGCGAAATTCCCCCAGATCGTCATCCCGGCGGTGTGGGCGATGTACGTAGTTTTCCTTCTCATGCTTGCCCACGCGATCTTCGTCGCGCGGCGTGCGAAGAAGCTTGCTATTCACCGCTTTGGCGAGGTGCCCTCGGGCTTCTTCTTCCAAATGCTTGGGCGCGCCTTTTATCTGCGTCGCTGGCGCCTGCCCTCCCCGCAGGTGGCTCGCGGCGAATTCCCCAAGGGCGGTTCGCGGGAGGACCTCAAGGCGGCCCGGGCGAGCAAGTCCTAGTTACTTCTTGGACTCTTCGAGCTGCCGCGCAGCCATTGCGGCGGGGCGTGACCACACGAGCCAAGCCAAGGCAGCGATAGACCCGATCGTTGGCAGGTAATAGTAGGTCTCGCCCGCCGCGAACCAAGGGTTGGTTCGCGCCAAAGAACCGGAGATGAAGAAGGATAGGAGCGGCATGAGGACGTTGACCGTCCACGCCACAAAGGCGATGTAGCGCATGCGCCGCCCGTTGTGCTTCACACCCGCGAAGCCGATGAGCCACACTGCCGCGGCTGCCACCGAGGTCACGGCAACACCGTAACTACCTGCGCCCACCGCGATTTGCGTGGAAATGACTGAGCGCCACAGGAAGATGAGGGCACCGCCGCCGAGCAAAGCGATGAGCACGGATGGCCATCCATGGGCACGCGTACGCGTATCGGTTAGCTTCTGGCTCACGGGTCCTCCTGATGTCTAATGCTGAATTTACCTTACCCTTGCTGTTGGAATACTGGGGCATGACGCCCGGTGAGAAATCGCCTGCCTCATGCCTCCCCCCTTATACTGGGGTAATGACTGAAATCATTTCCCAGCAATTTAATCAGGATCTCTCCCGTCACCTCGCACTCTTTGCGACCAAGGCTGACGATACTTTCTCCCTCGATACGTTGGTTTCCGACGCGGCCTTCACCGACAGCGTCGTGCGTGCGTTGACGACGCTCGGTGCCGGCACGGGCGTGACGCGCCTGGTCAATCCGGCGGACGAGTCCAAGCTCGTGTTCGTCGTCGTTCGTGATGAGAAGACGACCACGCGTGAAGCCTTCGGCGAGCTCGCCCGCGCGGCGTGTGGTATCGACACGCTCGTTGTTGCCTCGCAGGTCACCGACGTCGCCGACGCCGTCGAAGGCGGCCTCCTCGGCTCCTACGTGTTTGACGAATACAAGGCGCCGAAGAAGGCCCCGCTTGGCACGCTTGTCCTTCCTGTCGACGACGACGCCGCCGTCACGCGCGGCGAAATCCTTGCCGAGGCGACTAACCGCGTCCGCGATCTTGTCAACCTCGCTCCCAACGAGCTCTATCCCGAAGTGCTTGCGCAGATCGCGCAGGACGAGGCCAGCGCGGCGGGCTGTTCGGTGCGCATCTATCGTGAGGAGGAGCTCGAGGAGATTAACGCCGCGGGCATCATCCACGTCGGCCGCGGATCGAAGAATCTCCCCCGTCTCGTTCGTATCGAGTGGGCTCCGGAGGGTGCCCAGGGAGAGACGATTGCGCTCGTCGGAAAGGGCATCACCTTCGACACCGGCGGCTACTCGCTCAAGCCGTCCACGGCCATGACCGAGATGAAGACCGACATGGGTGGCGCTGCCACCGTCTTG includes these proteins:
- a CDS encoding leucyl aminopeptidase, with the protein product MTEIISQQFNQDLSRHLALFATKADDTFSLDTLVSDAAFTDSVVRALTTLGAGTGVTRLVNPADESKLVFVVVRDEKTTTREAFGELARAACGIDTLVVASQVTDVADAVEGGLLGSYVFDEYKAPKKAPLGTLVLPVDDDAAVTRGEILAEATNRVRDLVNLAPNELYPEVLAQIAQDEASAAGCSVRIYREEELEEINAAGIIHVGRGSKNLPRLVRIEWAPEGAQGETIALVGKGITFDTGGYSLKPSTAMTEMKTDMGGAATVLQTIVAAARLGVQRKVVGWLCIAENMVSGIAGHPDDVITYRNGVSVEINNTDAEGRLVMADGLLMASAEGSETIIDIATLTGAQMVALGERTTGIMGSDYAKELTELAAGVGEPAWHMPLPEHLRESLDSDVADMKNSGSRFGGMLVAGLFLKEFVSAPNWAHVDIAGPSFNRGKPYGVMPKGATGVMVRTLLAALEN
- a CDS encoding dipeptidase, coding for MTYQDVISSVDQRMSRTTADLIELVAIPSVSADSFDQSTLVESAQWVAQRARALGLDTQVVQLETASGKKGRPAILATRPAEPGKPTVVLYAHHDVQPVGDLELWDTDPFVATERDGRLYGRGTGDDKAGVVAHLAAIEAARPGVGITLFIEGEEEVGSPTFVDFLQAYREELNGDVIVVADSNNWKVGTPSLTTSLRGVTQLSVTVSVLDHALHSGMYGGPVLDSVTLAARLISTLHDERGNVAVKGLLSKDETDVDYPEADFRRDAGLLDGVELAGEGSITSRMWTKPAIAVTAMDVTPVKLTSNTISPSTTFVLSMRVTPGQDSGEAANMLIEHLQANAPFGAHVECVINERGPAFAAGEPTEISTMMEWALEQAWGTPSVEIGVGGSIPFIADLAEAFPSAQILVTGIEDPDTRAHSANESLHLADWRNAIVAEALLLTRLGE
- a CDS encoding DUF3043 domain-containing protein — its product is MFGSKKTSEVENSSRANHEGRDMPKGRTASKGAPTPRRKDVEARNRRPLVSDVKSLTKEEKRQRKAEDRARSNELYNRQQQAMRTGDQRNMPSQHKGPIRAFGRDYIDAAAPISAFFMPVAILLLPMMFFQAKFPQIVIPAVWAMYVVFLLMLAHAIFVARRAKKLAIHRFGEVPSGFFFQMLGRAFYLRRWRLPSPQVARGEFPKGGSREDLKAARASKS